GCTAACAGGGGACACCATGATCAATTTCCTGCTCGATTGGCAGTCAGGGCCGGTCCTGATAATTTGGGGGCCAAGGCGAAAGTAAATCTTGGGGCCCTTTAGTATAAACATGAAAAAATATGTCTGAGCTCGGCTCTTGAACATCCAAAAATATGTGTACATTTCGATAAATATACAAGCATAGCTTGGGTTCTCCCTTTAATATGAACTCCAAAGCATGTCATATACAAATTTCCAGGCTATAAGTAATGATCCACTTTACCGAATCAAGAAAACAAGCAAATCAGGTTGTTCAACAGGATGTTATCTACGTCCTTCATGTTGTAATCAAACACTGGTTATGCCTGAAAATAGACTAGTTCTTGTGAAAAGGAAATCTGCGAAAATTCAAAGAAGGAATATCCGCCAAACTTTGAAAATACTTGTACAACAAGACTGTTCTGGTGTATCCAAAATCTAGTAAAACAGTGTACAAAATGTACTAATTCTGAAAATAATGTTTTTACTATCCAAGCTTGTAATTTAGTACATTTTAAAGAAAAATACTTATTTTGTACTATGTTACTATATTTTATATGTAGCGTTACTGGgatgtagaataagctattctacacttACGCTTAGTATATAATGCAAAGACCCGATTGAACCATATTCAGTTATTCTATTGATGAATGACTAATTCCTACCGTCTCTCTATCCGGGTTTGTAAGGCTGACACGAGTTTTTAGATCTTCAATTTGTTTAACGAGGTGTGTGTTACATGCCACTAAATTATAACATAAAATCTCAAGAATAATTAAAAGTTAAACTTAGTAAACAATAAGTATAAATTGCATCCATTGCCCGTACGAGCTAGAGGAGGAAACCTAGTTCCATATGAGAACTGAGAAAAGGGGGGGTATATTTTccctaacagaaaaaagaaaagaaaaaatgaagaaaacaAGAAGTAAAATGCTCATGTTTTCATGAGATCTGACAGGTAGGGTCGGTTAAACCCCGTGGACCTAATTGTAACGGATTGCAGGCAAAAATGTAAATGTGTCTTCATTGAATAGTAACAGAGGTAAAGAGTTGCACTACCAAGGGCGTACTACATCCGGGTTTGTACGCTCTAATTTAATAACTAAAGAAAAGTGAACAATTCCTGAAATAGAACGAAGACTCATAGGTTTCGTAGAGTGATTGTTTGCCGTGCTAACACTTTATATTACTCCATGAATCGTATTAAAACTGTGTCTATTAATATGAATCGGAGGgaataagggcatgtacaataatGCTATCTTATGAGCGACATATAGAATAAATACTGAGGTGGAGAAGAAATAATTCATAAGAAAAGACTTTCCTTCTCTTATTTAAGTTATGATATCTTAGTTCAACATGTCTCACCAATTTTTTAGGAATAACTCGTTATTAAAGTTAAAAGATAACCCATTGTAGATATATTTttattgtcatctctaaattacatacAAAGCTTAAAATAAGACTGTTTTATCAACCACTGCACGTTCTAATAAATAAAGTTAGATTAGATCTCGAGTACTAATACTTTACCGGTGAGTGGCCGGAGCACTAATTGTACTGAAACGGCCCGGTGATCATCATATTCTAGTGTCCCTATTCGAAGGAAAACAAGATTTGCTTGATATTTTTTACGGACACAAATCCggctaagggcatcttcaacaccgTCCCTCAAATCATTTGCATATGCCTGAACCATGTAAGCCATCTAACAAAGGTCTGTATCGGTTCGTAGGGCAGTCTGAACATACTTTCTCTCGTAAATCGGAGACAAGCATAGGGGCTTTATGGGCGTCTGAACCGTTCCCAACCCTACTTTTGACCACTCTGGCCCATCAAAAACCCCTTCCTCGTCCGCGCGTGCTTTCCGTCCGAAACGGTCAACGTTGCTCCAGAGGTTAGTGCCGCATTTATGCCCGACCAGAGCGGACGCAACCTCCAACTGGCGCTGACATtgagcgccgcccgcgccgcttcccggtgtaGGCGACTGCTCGGTGTTTAAACGACAGATGGATCCGAAGAAGGAGATGGCAACCATTGCTTTCGGCTGGTTGGTGGCTGGCCGGCAGCCAGCCGGAGGACAACGACGACCATCCGgcgccaccctcctcctcctcctcctctgcgccaccctcgccggtgcattgcaccatgaccatcggcgaggcccgttccCATTACATGAACATGATGCGGGAGGAGCAGGCctacgccgcctacaaccaccaacTCCTCCTGGAGTACCACCAGGCGGAGGAGCGGCTCAACGCCGGTAGGGCGATCGTGCCGGACATGGCGGAGCGGGTGGCGCTGCTCGACTCCTACCGCTCCACCCACGAGATTCCCCTGGTCCGCTGGCGGTACCACCAGCGGGCGGCGGAACTGGCGGCCGCCTACAAGGAGTGCGACGAGGCGGTGGACGAGGTGTTCGGcgagaccgaggaggaggaggaggacatcgccggctctgccAAGGCCACGCCCCGTCACCACGGCAAGGAAGCTGACACGTCCGTGGGCGCCGCTGGCAGCGAGAAGAGTAGTGCACGGTAGGTCGTCGCTGCTCGGGTCCCAAGAAGGCTACAACTCCTCCTCTTCCGTCGAAGTCAAGCTTGGTGGGTTGTACATCGTCGGCCGATTAGCCACTTGGCAGCGACGTGAAGGCGGACAACTTAATTTTCTGGGTCTCTCAAGAAAGAGGTTACGGAGGCGGAGCTGGAAAGCCCCGAGACGGAACTGAACTGGATGCCCTAACTAACCAAGGTTAGAAACTTGGTATACAAAGATATTCTATCACTATTGATGTTGGTATGAAAGGTGCATTAGAAGTGCTATCACTGTCGATTTCGATTGTTGAAATGACGGATTCCTGCTAGTTAAATGAAGCGATCGGTCGAGTGGAGAGAATAATGGCAGGCAGCTCGTCGCATTTGTCCAACTCGACCTGATTACTTCCTCGCTACGTACACCAAAGCACCAAACCACGAGTGAACTAGCTTAGCTAGCTGGTGGCCGCGATGATAGGGTGGGGGGACGTGTACAAGGTGGTGTCGGCCATGGCGCCGCTCTACTTCGCCCTGGGCCTCGGCTACACCTCGGTGCGGTGGTGGAAGTTCTTCACCCGGGACCAGTGCGACGCCGTGAACCGCCTCGTCATCTACTTCGCACTCCCCTTCTTCGCCTTCGACTTCAACGCCCACGCCGGCACGTTCGCCGCCAGCTACCGCGTCCTGGCCGCCGACGCCGTCGCCAAGCTCGTCGTCGTGCTCGCGGTCGCCGGGTGGGTCGCGTCCTGCCGCTGGCGGCACTTGAGCCGCGCCCTCAAGACGCCACCCGCGAGGCCGGCGCGGCCTGATGGCGGCCGCGGCCACTCCTACTCGTGGTGCATCACCGGCTACTCGCTGGGCACGCTCAACAACGGGCTCCTCGTGGGCGTGCCGCTGCTGGACGCCATGTACGGCAAGTGGGCGCGCGACATCGTCGTGCAGCTGTCGGTGGTGCAGGCCGTCGTGTGGCTCCCGCTGCTGCTGGTGGCGTTCGAGGCGAGGCAGGCCTGGCTGGAGGTGACGTCGGCGCCGGCACCCGACGGCGCGCGAGAAGAAGGAGAGCAGGCAGCGCCGGGGAGCGACGACGTCGACCGGCCAGCGGCAGCCGGAGACGGCCGGAAGACGGCGGCGACGGGGTGGGCGTTCTGGGCGCCGCTGCTGCGGACGGTTGGGCTCAAGGTCGTCGGCAACCCGAACGTGTATGCGAGCCTCCTTGGCGTTCTGTGGTCCTCCGTGGCAAACAGGTACCCCCGCGACACAGCAGATTAGTGAGTAGCGATTTTATCTCACAGAAAGAAGAAACAATTTATTCATCCAGGCATTCTCTGATTATCAACCTATGCGTTTGCAATTATATGTAGGTGGCACCTGGAAATGCCAGGCATCATAGATGGCTCCATTTCGATCATGTCAAGGACCGGCCTTGGAATCGGAATGTTTAACATGGGTACCTACTACTCTCTTCGTTTACAAATACGTAGTACTAACCttttttttatataaattattCATTAATTTTAGTCTTTATGTATCCGATATAGAAATATCCAAAAAGTTTTATATTTGTGAACTGAGGGAGAAGTCCcttgaaaaaaacaaaaaaagaaaacacgATAACGGGAGTCTTGGGTTTTGGTACCCACATCTACGAGGCCAAATTTTGACCCTTGTCAGAGAAAATCGAGATCTGACCCTACTTCAAATTGTTTTTgaaatctgacccttttgctaccgtcaTGGGTCCTGGCACCAGAACTGGCGGTAGATTAACGGCAGACGCCGTCAGCCAGCTACTACGAGTCCACGTGGCATAACGGTCCTACCGCTACAGGACACGGCGGTAGGACAGCTTAGACTACCGCCATAGTCTGTGGCGGTAGGGTCGCGCAACACTGGCGGGTACTGTGACGAGGTATCTGTTTTCCTAGCGGCAGGGTACCACACCCTACCGCCGTAGGGTTCGGCGGTAGGGCCGCGCGCATGGCACTCCTTTCTGTGACGAGGAATGCGTTCCCCCCGGCGGTAGGGTTCCACATCCTACCGCCAAGCCCGTATAACTgctcgcaccctaccgccagggactgTGGCGGTAGGGAGGCGGCGGCCGTCTAGGGCTGTTGACGTGGATTAGCACCTTACTGACAGGGTGCTTGGCGGTAGGCTGTTCAGGGTTACCGCCGTTGCCCCTGGCGGTAAGAAAAGGGGCCAGATCTCAAAAAAAATTTGACGTAGAGTCAGATCTCAATTTTCCTTgataaaagggtcaaaacacgaaattttgcccatCTACGACAACTTGTCATGCTCTAGTTTGTTTAGTTGGTCGATCACACTTTGCCGTATATTCCCTGCCTCGTGAGTTATGACTCATGACCCATGTGTCCACGGAAACATCTTTTTTAGCTGAACTTGTCACGCTTTTGTGGCAACTCATCTTTTGGCCAACTTTGCCACAAACGAGCTTAGGCCAAAACGTGCCTGAAAACCAAAACGTATAAAGTGACTAAACAATCTCTTTTAGCTAAACTTGTCACGCTTTTGTGGCAACTCATCGTTTGGCCAACTTTGTCACAAATGAGCTTAGGCCAAAATGTGGTTCAAAACCAAAACATCTAAAGTGACTAGTCAACTAACTGTTACTTAAATTCTGGTCCTTTTAAAAGGTAATTAACAAATCACAATCAAAATTTATTTCTTATAAAATGCGTACACAACCTGAACTTACTTCGAAAAATGTTAGCAgaatccctccccccccccccccccccccccccccaaagtgcAAACAATTTTGGACTATGTATATTAAGCATTTTTTGGTACATTCCATTAGTGAAGTATACTGACTTTAGAGCACCACATCGATTTACCATGAGGAAATTATTGATAGTGATGCGGTAAAGGAACAGAAAGTATCTCACACCTACTTCCTCAGAGGTGACCCTAGGTTACCGAACCACGAGAGGAAGTCTTCCTTGaagcgatggtctctagcaagcttttgtTAAATGATCAATTATCTTTTGACCGGATCAATCAAGTAAATGATGATTCAAACACTAGTAATAAAAATAGATACGGGTATGAGatcttaatgcttacaaccatgtatttGCGTTGGGACCAaatatgatcttaatttgtgcACTAGAAGTCACCCATCGGGATGTGCTTGTTACTAAccgaagtgggggatgtgtccaaataacatcctGACCGGCACGAGTCCTGCATTGAGAATCGGTTGTCCTATCTCAGGCCCTATTGCAggcttaaatggatgtatctaaaaatGAAATAGGTCTAGATATATTCATTTCGGCGACAACTAATATGGGACGAAGAGAGTATAACATTGAGCACACACAATAGTGGGCCTTATATTtcagaaagggggggggggggagtaaatAGTAATGAATATAATTCAAAACAATATTGAGATCAAAGAGGAATTAACTGATTGATCGTGAATGACACCGATCTGGCGGTTGTATTGTAGGCTTGTTCATTGGTCTGCAGGACAAGCTCGTCGTGTGCGGGCCTGGATTAACCTCGTTGGGCATGGCGATGAGGTTTGTCGCTGCGCCAGCAGCCACCATGATTGGAGCGCTACTTTTGGGACTACGTGGCGACCTTGTGCGTGTTGCCATCTTACAGGTAACAATAGATAAATATTGCAGGTTATAGGCTCACAACTGATGTTAACAtggttttcttctctcttttttttgctaATCGAGCCAAATATCCAGATCAATAGTAATAACTCACTTCGTTCCTATTCGTAGGCTGCACTGCCTCAGTCTATTGGGACATTTATCTTTGCACGAGAGTATGACCTGCATGCCAATATACTCAGTACTGTGTAAGTAAACTGGCGATCTCGCATGTCATGGTGATTAGAGCACTCCATTA
This window of the Triticum aestivum cultivar Chinese Spring chromosome 5D, IWGSC CS RefSeq v2.1, whole genome shotgun sequence genome carries:
- the LOC123125094 gene encoding probable auxin efflux carrier component 5b; translation: MIGWGDVYKVVSAMAPLYFALGLGYTSVRWWKFFTRDQCDAVNRLVIYFALPFFAFDFNAHAGTFAASYRVLAADAVAKLVVVLAVAGWVASCRWRHLSRALKTPPARPARPDGGRGHSYSWCITGYSLGTLNNGLLVGVPLLDAMYGKWARDIVVQLSVVQAVVWLPLLLVAFEARQAWLEVTSAPAPDGAREEGEQAAPGSDDVDRPAAAGDGRKTAATGWAFWAPLLRTVGLKVVGNPNVYASLLGVLWSSVANRWHLEMPGIIDGSISIMSRTGLGIGMFNMGLFIGLQDKLVVCGPGLTSLGMAMRFVAAPAATMIGALLLGLRGDLVRVAILQAALPQSIGTFIFAREYDLHANILSTVVIVGTLASLPILATYYVVLGLM